Proteins encoded by one window of Castor canadensis chromosome 2, mCasCan1.hap1v2, whole genome shotgun sequence:
- the Rpusd2 gene encoding pseudouridylate synthase RPUSD2: MWLGGRGWLGFLVQWRLVLRPFSFAKTWGGCRGPMAGTLSTGEESGGGLRTLVQQNGDAGSDAKDESLPGPPEPTGRGAEPAVGSGDAAPESGEPASAPAADPGKRKKRRGAAGERVVPPPKKRRTGVSFGDEHFAETSYYFEGGLRKVRPYYFDFRTYCKGRWVGHSLLHVFSTEFRAQPLAYYEAAVRAGRLHLNEKPVRDLSIVLKDNDFLRNTVHRHEPPVTAEPIRLLAENEDVVVVDKPSSIPVHPCGRFRHNTVIFILGKEHQLKELHPLHRLDRLTSGVLMFAKTAVVSERIHEQVRDRQLEKEYVCRVEGEFPATEMTCKEPILVVSYKVGVCRVDPRGKPCETVFQRLSYNGHSSVVRCQPLTGRTHQIRVHLQFLGHPILNDPIYNSVAWGPSRGRGGHIPKTDEELLRDLVAEHQAKQSLDVLDLCEGDLSTGLTDSTATSSESANDSLEELATAPQKMDGVHEAASQHLGTPGMAAETHGMNQETDPLCAECRLVRQDPLPQDLIMFLHAFRYKGPDFEYVSPMPAWAQEDWQED, translated from the exons ATGTGGCTGGGCGGCCGCGGATGGCTCGGCTTCCTTGTGCAGTGGCGCTTGGTTCTGCGGCCCTTCAGCTTTGCCAAGACTTGGGGTGGCTGTAGGGGGCCGATGGCGGGAACACTGTCTACCGGAGAGGAGTCAGGAGGCGGGCTGAGGACGCTGGTGCAGCAAAACGGAGATGCTGGGAGCGACGCGAAGGATGAGTCGCTCCCGGGGCCCCCGGAGCCGACAGGCCGCGGAGCGGAGCCGGCCGTGGGAAGTGGGGATGCAGCCCCGGAGAGCGGAGAGCCGGCTTCAGCGCCAGCTGCCGACCCGGGCAAACGTAAGAAGCGGCGGGGTGCAGCCGGGGAGCGCGTGGTGCCGCCCCCAAAGAAAAGGCGCACTGGGGTCAGCTTTGGCGACGAGCATTTCGCAGAGACCAGCTACTACTTCGAGGGCGGCCTGCGCAAGGTGCGGCCCTATTACTTTGACTTCCGGACCTACTGTAAAGGCCGCTGGGTGGGCCACAGCTTGCTGCACGTCTTCAGCACCGAGTTCCGAGCACAGCCGCTGGCCTACTACGAGGCCGCGGTCCGGGCAGGCCGCCTGCACCTCAACGAAAAGCCAGTACGAGACCTCAGCATCGTGCTCAAG GACAATGATTTCTTGCGGAACACAGtgcacaggcatgagccaccagtcacAGCAGAGCCTATTCGCCTGCTGGCTGAGAACGAAGATGTGGTGGTTGTAGACAAGCCTTCCTCCATTCCTGTTCACCCCTGTGGCCGCTTCCGACACAACACGGTCATCTTCATCCTAGGCAAGGAGCACCAGCTGAAGGAGCTACACCCATTACATCGGCTTGACCGCCTGACCTCAGGGGTACTCATGTTTGCCAAGACAGCTGTGGTCTCTGAGAGGATTCATGAGCAGGTTCGGGACCGGCAG CTGGAGAAGGAATATGTGTGCCGGGTTGAAGGGGAGTTCCCTGCCACAGAGATGACCTGCAAGGAACCCATCTTAGTGGTGTCTTACAAGGTGGGAGTATGCCGTGTGGATCCCCGGGGCAAGCCCTGTGAGACAGTGTTCCAGAGGCTGAGCTACAATGGCCACTCCAGTGTGGTACGGTGCCAGCCACTCACAGGCCGTACCCACCAGATCCGAGTCCACCTCCAATTCCTAGGCCACCCCATTCTCAATGACCCCATCTACAATTCTGTTGCCTGGGGTCCCTCCCGAGGCCGGGGTGGCCACATTCCCAAGACAGATGAGGAACTGCTCCGGGATTTGGTTGCAGAGCACCAGGCCAAACAGAGCTTGGATGTGCTAGATCTCTGTGAGGGTGACCTGTCCACAGGACTCACAGACTCGACAGCCACCTCCTCGGAGTCAGCCAACGATAGCCTGGAAGAGTTGGCTACAGCTCCCCAGAAGATGGATGGAGTGCATGAGGCAGCCTCTCAGCATCTGGGCACACCTGGTATGGCAGCTGAAACACATGGTATGAATCAAGAGACAGACCCACTCTGTGCAGAGTGCCGGCTGGTGCGACAGGATCCCTTGCCACAGGACCTCATAATGTTCCTGCATGCCTTCCGCTACAAGGGGCCAGACTTTGAGTATGTTTCACCCATGCCTGCCTGGGCCCAGGAAGACTGGCAAGAAGACTGA